One window from the genome of Hippoglossus hippoglossus isolate fHipHip1 chromosome 10, fHipHip1.pri, whole genome shotgun sequence encodes:
- the reep2 gene encoding receptor expression-enhancing protein 2: MVSWIISRIVVLAFGTLYPAYSSYKAVKTKNVKEYVKWMMYWIVFALFTTAETATDLLLSWFPFYFELKIAFVIWLLSPYTKGSSVLYRKFVHPTLSNKEKEIDEYIAQAKDRSYDTMMRFGKRGLNLAANAAVTAATKGQGVLSDKLRSFSMQDLTLINAEDELALHTSDARMRRDTMDEMSSGASTLPRAKSTATRQTRSLAATSLAATSLADDTSSQHSSDQSDTRTEHSDEDAGDKPPKRGTSVKATKKPPAAKTETQSKTVKKPTKKKTTTINAETPP; the protein is encoded by the exons ATGGTGTCGTGGATCATTTCGAGGATAGTCGT cCTCGCCTTTGGGACGCTCTACCCAGCATACTCCTCATACAAGGCTGTCAAGACGAAGAACGTCAAGGAATAT gTGAAGTGGATGATGTACTGGATAGTATTTGCGTTGTTCACCACAGCAGAGACAGCCACAGACCTGCTCCTATCATG GTTTCCATTTTACTTTGAGCTAAAGATCGCCTTCGTGATCTGGCTCCTGTCTCCATACACCAAAGGCTCCAGTGTCCTCTATCGCAAGTTTGTCCACCCAACCCTGTCCAACAAAGAGAAG GAGATTGATGAGTATATAGCACAGGCCAAAGACAGGAGTTACGATACCATGATGAGGTTTGGAAAACGGGGTCTCAACCTGGCTGCTAATGCTGCTGTCACTGCAGCCACCAAG GGGCAGGGTGTGCTGTCAGACAAGCTGCGGAGTTTCAGCATGCAGGACCTGACTCTCATCAATGCTGAGGATGAGCTGGCTCTGCACACATCAGATGCCCGCATGAGACGGGACACCATGGACGAGATGAGCTCAGGGGCCAGCACGCTGCCCCGGGCCAAGAGCACTGCTACACGGCAGA CCCGCTCTTTGGCAGCCACGTCTCTTGCAGCCACGTCTCTTGCTGATGACACGTCATCCCAACACAGCTCTGACCAATCAGACACAAGGACTGAGCACTCTGATGAAGATGCTGGAGACAAACCCCCGAAACGAGGGACCAGTGTCAAGGCAACCAAGAAACCTCCTGCTGCTAAGACAGAG ACTCAAAGTAAGACGGTGAAGAAACCGACAAAGAAAAAGACCACGACCATTAATGCAGAGACACCACCATGA